The genomic DNA CTCGCCCTGGCAGCCGACCTCGGCGCCCGAGATCGAGGCGTTCATCTTGAACAACCCGCCGATCGCGGCCGCCGTCAGCAGGAAGCGATGGGCGCCAGCCCGGTCGGCCCCGGGGCAATGATCGCGGTAATAGCGCAGCACGGCGGGGACGACGCCGGCGGCGCCATTGGTCGGCGCGGTCACGACCCGGCCGCCGGCGGCATTCTCCTCGTTCACGGCGATGGCGTAGAGACCGATGCGGTCCATCACCTCGTGCGGGGGGCGGGCATTGCCGCCGGCGTCGAGGCGGCGGCGCAGCAGGGCCGCCCGGCGCTTCACCTTCAGGCCGCCGGGCAATTCGCCCTCGGCCGCAAGGCCGCGATCGACGCAGGCCATCATCGTCTCGTGCACCCGGTCGAGATGGCCCTCGACCTCGGCAGGGGAGCGGAGCGCGGTTTCATTGGCGAGGACGAGATCGGCGACGGCAAGGCCGGAACCGGCGCAGCGGGCGAGAAGGTCGCGGCCGCTGCGGAAGTCATGGGGAACCGCGGGTGTTTCCGCCGGGGGCGTGCCGACCTCGGCCTCGCGCACGATGAAGCCGCCGCCGATGGAACACCAGGTGTCCTGGGCCAGCGGCGGGCCGGTTTCGCCGAAGGCGGCGAAATGCAGCGTATTGGGGTGGCGGGGCGGCTCGGCCGTGCCATCGAAAACGATGTCCCCGGCCGAGAAGGCGATGTCGTGGCCGCCGGCGAGGGCAAGGCGGCACTCGCGCTCGATCCGGGCGATCACGCCGTCGGCCGCATCCGCCGCCACCGTCTCGGGCTCGAAGCCGGCGAGGCCGAGGATCACGGCGCGGTCGGTGGCATGGCCCTTGCCGGTCCAGGCCAGCGAGCCGTAAAGGGTGACGCGGAGGCGGCGGACCGCGGGTCCCAACCCGTGGGCGAACAGGCGCGCCGCCCGCATCGGCCCCACCGTATGGGAGGAGGAGGGGCCGATCCCGATCTTGAACAGCTCGAAGACTGAAATCATGGGCCGGCCCCCGGCTTGGTCAGGTGGTGTATTCGAGGCGCGCTTCCAGGGTCAGGCCCCAGACATAGGCGGCGAAGGAGCGCCAGCAGCCGACATAGAAGCGCTCCGCACCCAGGCGCCACAGCAGGATCTCCGCCTTGCCGTACAGCGTCCGGGTGCACATGCCGATCGGGAAGCGCGACAGGTGCAGGTCGAGAAGGCAATGGGCGTTCAGCACCGCCTCGGCCGCCGGCCCCGCGATCTCGAAGGCGACATTGCGTTCGCCGACCGCGACCAGGGAATGAGGGATTTCCCCCATGGCCTCGGCGATGGCATCGGCAAGCCCCGGGCCTTCCTCCTCGGGCGCCATCAATTGCCATTCGTCGGGCCCGAGCCAGAGCACGGAACGCCGGCCGATGGCGGCGGAACGGCAGGCGTCCTGCGGCAGGGGCAGGCCGAAGGCGGCACCGGCGGCGGCGATGCCCTCGGGCCGGCGGACGCGCAGGATGAAGGCGGCGGCCGGCCCGCGCGGGGTGAGCACGGCCCCCGGCGCGGGTGGCGCCTCCAGGCGGTCGAAGGGGCTGCTGCGCTCAGGCATCGAGACGGGCTCCTTCCGGATCGTAGAACACCGGCGCCACCACCTTGACCGGGATGCTGCGCCCGGGCATGGGGATGTGCAGCGTTTCGCCGTGGCGGCTGCCGCCGCCGGCGACCAGGGCCAGGGCGATCGGCTTGCCGAGAACCGCGCTCCAATAGGCGGAGGTGACATGGCCGAGCGCGGTCAGGGGCAGGGGCTGGCCCGGATCGGCGACGATCTGCGCCCCTTCCTCGAGGACGCCCGAGCCGTCGATCACCTCCAGCCCGACCAGTTGCGGCCGCCCCGGCATGGTCATGGCGGCGCGCGACAGCGAGCGTTTGCCGACGAAATCGCCCTTCGTCTTCGCCACCATCCAGGCCAGGCCGACATCGGCCGGCACCTGGGTGCCGTCCGTCTCCTGGCCGACGATGATATAGCCCTTCTCGGCTCGAAGGACGTGCATCGTCTCGGTGCCATAGGGGGTGAGGCCGAAGGGCCGGCCGGCGGCAAGGACGGCCTCCCAGACCCTGCGGCCCTGCGAGGCGGGAACATTGATCTCGAAGCCGAGTTCGCCGGTGAAGCTGACCCGGAACAGGCGGGTGGGCACGCCCGCGATGAAACCCTCGCGCAGGCTCATGTGCGGCATGGCGGCGGGGGAGAGGTCGATGCCCTCGACCAGGGGGGCGATGACGGCGCGGGCCTCCGGGCCCTGGACGGCGATCACCGCCCATTCCTCAGTGGTCGAGGTCAGCCAGACGTCGAGTTCGGGCCATTCGGTCTGGAGGTAATCCTCCATCATGTGCAGCACGCGGGGGGCGCCGCCGGTCGTGGTCGTGACGTGGAAGCGGTCGGGCGCCAGGCGGCCGACGACGCCGTCGTCCATCACGAAGCCGTCCTCCCGCAGCATCAGGCCATAGCGGCACCGGCCGGGTTCCAGCTTGCTCCAGGCGTTGGTGTAGATGCGGTTCATGAAGGTGGCGGCGTCGGGCCCCACGACCTCGATCTTGCCGAGCGTGGTCGCATCGAAAATGCCGGCGGCGGTGCGCACCGCAAGGCATTCGCGGGCGACGGCGGCCTGCATGTCCTCGCCCCCTTGCGGGAAATAGCGGGCGCGCTTCCAAAGGCCGACATCCTCGAACACGGCGCCCTGGCCGGCGGCCCAGTCGTGGATCGGCGTGGTGCGCAGGGGATCGAACAGGTCGCCCCTTGCGGTGCCGGCGAAGATGCCGAAAGTGGTCGGCGTATAGGGCGGGCGGAAGGTGGTCAGGCCGACCGCCGGCACCGGCCGGCCGGTCAGGTCGGCGACGATCGCTAGCGCATTCAGGTTCGAGGTCTTGCCCTGGTCCGTCGCCATGCCCGTGGTGGTATAGCGCTTGACGTGCTCGATCGAACGGAAGCCCTCGCGGGCGGCAAGGGCGATATCCCTGGCCGTTACATCGTTCTGGAAATCGACGAAGGCTTTCACCCGCGCGGGATCGCGGCCGTGGGGCAGGGCGCCGGTGAAGCCGCCGGGCCCGGCGTCCAGGGCGGCGACGGCGAAGGCACGGCCGGCGGCGCCGTTGCGGCCGGCGCTGTCGCCGTCGGCAAGCACGGCGGCAAGGGCGGTGACGCCGCGGCAGGCCCCGGCGGAACGCTCGGCGGCGGCGGAGGCGGCGGGCAGGAAATTGCCGCTTTCCGCATCGAAGGCCAGCTTGCCGCGCGATTGCGAGAAGATGTGCAGGGACGGGGTGAAACCGCCCGACATGGCGACGAGATCGCAGGCGATCCGGCGCCCCGCGCCGCCCGCCGCCGGGGCGACGGTAACGGCGGAAACTCGCCGCCGGCCCCTGGTGCCCGTGATCACATGACCGGCCAGGATCGGCAGGCCGGCGCCACGTGCCGCCTCGACCAGCGGGCCCCCGACTTGTGTCCGCAGATCGACGATGGCGGCGACGGCAACGCCCGCCGCGTGCAAGGCCAGCGCCGCGCGATAGGCATCGTCGCTGGCGGTGGCGACGACGGCGGTCGTCCCCGGCCTCACGCCGTAGCGGGTGACATAGGTGCGGGCGGCATCGGCCAGCATGATCCCCGGGCGGTCGTTCTCGGGGAAGACCAGGGGGCGTTCCAGGGCGCCGGCGGCGATGACCAGCCTTTTCGCGCGCAGCTGCCACAGGCGTTCGCGCGGCAGGCGGGGATCGGGCGCCGCCAGATGGTCCGTCACCCGTTCCGCAAGGCCGAGGTGATTGTGGCCGTAATAGCCGAAGGCGGTGGTCCGGGGCAGCAGGGTTACATTGTCCCGCGCGGCCAGCACGGCCAGGGTTTCCGCCAGCCAGGTCGCGGCCGAGCGGCCTTCGATCGTCGCTTCGGTCTCGCCCAGCAGGGAGCCGCCCATTTCCGCCTGCTCGTCGCACAGGATGACGCGGGCGCCGTCTTCGCTGGCGGCCAGCGCGGCGGCAAGGCCGGCGGGGCCGGCGCCGATCACCAGGACGTCGCAATGGGCGTGGCGGTGCAGGTAGCGGTCGGGATCGGCGCCCTGCGGCACCTTGCCGAGGCCGGCCATGGCGCGGATCCTCGGCTCGTAGAACCTCGTCCAGGCCGCCTTGGGCCACATGAAGGTCTTGTAATAGAAGCCGGCGGGAAAGAAGGGCGAGAACAGGTCGTTCACCGCGCCGGCATCGAAGCCGAGCGAAGGCCAGCGGTTCTGGCTTTCGGCCTGCAATCCCTCATAGATTTCGACCTGGGTCGCGCGCAGGTTGGGGGTATAGCGGCCCTCGTCGCGCCGGACCGCGACCAGGGCGTTCGGCTCGTCCGAGCCGGCGGCGAGAATGCCGCGCGGCCGGTGATACTTGAACGACCGCCCGACCAGGTGAACGCCGTTGGCGAGCAGGGCGGAGGCGAGCGTATCCCCGGCAAAGCCGCGATAGGGCTTGCCGTCGAAGGTGAAAGCGACCGTTTTTTGCCGGTCGATGCGGCCGCCGATGCCGGTGCGAAGGGCGGGGCTCATTTCCGCTCCTCCCCGTCCGGGCGGGGTTGGCCCGGCTTGTAGGTGGCGGTGAAGCGGTCGGTCACCGTGTGGCGGACGGCGTTGAAGAAACGGCCGCAGCCATGGACATGGCGCCAGCGTTCGGCGTGCAGGCCCCGGGCATTGGTGCGCTTGTAGAGGAAATCGGCCCATTCCTCGTCGCTCAGCAGGGCGGGGTCGGCGGGGCGGGCGACATGGGCCTCGCCGCCGTGGCGGAATTCCAGTTCCGGCCGTTCGCCGCACCAGGGGCAGGTGATCAGCAGCATCTCCGCACCTCGTCAGTGGGCGACGGCCGCGGCGGCGGCCTCGTCGATCAGGAAACCGTCGCGGAAGCGGTCCAGGGTGAAGCCGGCGTTGATGGCGTGCGGGCTGCCGGTCGCGATCGTATGGGCGAAGACATGGCCCGAGCCCGGCGTCGCCTTGAAGCCGCCGGTGCCCCAGCCGCAATTGACGAAAAGGCCGGGCACCGGCGTCGTGCCGATGATGGGCGAGCGGTCGGGGGTGACGTCCACGATCCCGCCCCAGTTGCGCAGCATGCGCAGGCGCCGGTACATGGGCACCAGTTCGCAGATGGCGTCCAGCGTATGGGTGGCGATATGCAGGCCGCCGGTCTGGCTGTAGGAGGTATAGGCGTCGGTGCCGGCGCCGATCACCATCTCGCCCTTGTCGGACTGGCTGATATAGGCGTGAATCGTGTTGGACATGACCACGCAGGGGAAATCCGGCTTCACCGGCTCGGAGACCAGGGCCTGCAAGGGGAAACTTTCCAGCGGCATGCGCACGCCGGCCATGGCCATCACGACCGAGGTATTGCCGGCGGCGACGACGCCGATCTTCTTCGCGCCGATGAAGCCGCGGCTGGTCTCGACCCCGGTCACCGCGCCGTCGGCGCCGCGGCGAAGCCCCGTGACCTCGCAATTCTGGATGATGTCGACGCCCAGCGCATCGGCGCCCCTGGCATAGCCCCAGGCGACCGCATCGTGGCGGGCGGTGCCGCCCCGGCGCTGCAAGGTGGCGCCGACCACCGGATAGCGGACGTTCGGGCTGATGTTCAGGGGCGGGCAGAAATCCTTGGCCTGTTCCGCCGTCAGCCATTCGGCGTCGATGCCCTTCAGGCGGTTGGCATGGACATGGCGCTTGAAGGATTGGACGTCGTGGACGGTATGCGCCAGCATCAGGACGCCCCGGGCCGAATACATGACGTTATAGTTCAACTCCCGCGACAGGCCTTCCCACAGTTTCACCGCGTGCTCGTAGATGCCCATGCTCTCGTCGAACAGGTAGTTCGAGCGGATGATGGTGGTGTTGCGGCCGGTATTGCCGCCGCCGAGCCAGCCCTTGTCCAGGATCGCGACATTGCGGATGCCGTGTTCCTTGGCCAGATAATAGGCGGTGGCAAGGCCATGGCCGCCGGCGCCGACGATGACGACGTCATAGGCCGGCTTCGGTTCCGGGGTGCGCCATTGGGCCTGCCACGAGCGATGGCCGCCGAAGGCGCGCCGGACGAGGGAGAAGGCGGAGAATCTCTGCATGGGCCACCCTGCGGAAAGCAGGCCCCGATCATCGGCCGGGGCCCGCCATGTCGCGAGAATACAACCGCCGCCGGTCTTGTACGAATCCGACATCGGATTTTTTCCGGGCCGGGGGATTAGGGGATGGGATGGCAGCGTATACAAGGTATGACGCGTGATCTGTCCAAACTTCAGGTGAAGGGCGAAATCGGCCCCATGCGCCGCTATGCCCGGACCTTGACCAGGGACGAGGCGGCGGCGGACGACCTCGTGCAGGAAACCCTGCTGCGCGCCATCGAACGCTATGAGACGTTCCAGCCCGGCGGTTCGCTGCGCGGCTGGCTTTTGTCGATTCTGCACAATTGCTTCATCGACGGCCGCCGCCGCGAGATTTCCGAGGCGCGCCGCGCGGCCGAGGCCCCGCGCGAGGAAATCGCCGCCCCGGCCCAGGAACATGCGGTGCGTCTCGGCCAGGTCGCCCAGGCCTTCCTCGGCCTGCAGGCGGACCAGCGGGCGGCGCTTCATCTCGTCACCATCGAAGGGCTTGCCTATGCCGAGGCGGCCCAGGTACTGGATATCCCGATCGGCACGCTGATGTCGCGCCTGGGCCGGGCCCGGGCCGCGCTCCGTGCCATCGAGAACGGCAATCCCCGCGCCTTGCGCCTGGTCGGAGGGACCGATGACCGAAATCGCTGATCCCATCACCGGCGACGATCTCGAAGCCTTCGTCGACGAGCAGCTGCCGCTTGCCCGCCGGATCGAGGTTCAGGACCATCTGGCCCGCCACCCGGAACTGGCGGCGCGGATGATGGCGGACCTGAGCCATCGTGATACGCTGCGCCTTGCATTCGGGCGGGGCGATGACCATCTCTCGCCTGTGATCGTGGATTGCGTCGAAACCCTGTCGAGGAAGTTGCAGCCGCGCGGCGGCCTGCTGGGCCGGTTCCGCCATGCCGCGGCGGTCGCGGCGGTGGGCGTGCTCGGCTTCGGCCTGCATGCGGCGACGGAACCGGCGGCGGCCCCCGATACGGTGGCCTGGAGCCCGGCGCCCGGCTTCGTGGACGATGCGGTCAAGGCCCATCACCAGGCCCTGGAGCGCGGGGGCGTCGCCCATATCCCGGCCAGCCGGGTCGAGACCGAGGCGGTGCTCGGCCAGGCGGCGGCCCTGCCCATGCCCTCCCTGCCGGAAGGCTGGCAGGTGAGCGCGGTGCAGACCTATCCCTCCAGCTTCGGGCCGGGGGTCGAGATGGTCGTCGCCGCCGGCAGCCTGGGCACCCTGTCGCTCTTCGCGGTGCGGCCGGGGAATTTCACCGTGACGCCGGTGACGGTGGCCGCGGTGCCGGATCTGGCCGCGGTCTACTGGCAGGTGGGCGATGTCGCCTATGCCCTGACCGGCGGCCATGATACAGCAGCGCTCGCCCGGGTGGGGCGGTCGCTGTCCACCTCTCTCTACTGACTGACGCCGACAATCTTCACGCCAACAATCCTGACGCCAACGAATCTGACGAAGGAGTGACCCAAGTGAACAATCCGAACTACGCCTGGCAGGCCGGGGCACAGGTCCGCGGCGCCCAGTTCGACCTGGGCCTGCGCCAGCACATGCTGCGCGTC from Zavarzinia compransoris includes the following:
- a CDS encoding anti-sigma factor family protein produces the protein MTEIADPITGDDLEAFVDEQLPLARRIEVQDHLARHPELAARMMADLSHRDTLRLAFGRGDDHLSPVIVDCVETLSRKLQPRGGLLGRFRHAAAVAAVGVLGFGLHAATEPAAAPDTVAWSPAPGFVDDAVKAHHQALERGGVAHIPASRVETEAVLGQAAALPMPSLPEGWQVSAVQTYPSSFGPGVEMVVAAGSLGTLSLFAVRPGNFTVTPVTVAAVPDLAAVYWQVGDVAYALTGGHDTAALARVGRSLSTSLY
- a CDS encoding sarcosine oxidase subunit delta; protein product: MLLITCPWCGERPELEFRHGGEAHVARPADPALLSDEEWADFLYKRTNARGLHAERWRHVHGCGRFFNAVRHTVTDRFTATYKPGQPRPDGEERK
- a CDS encoding sarcosine oxidase subunit beta family protein, with translation MQRFSAFSLVRRAFGGHRSWQAQWRTPEPKPAYDVVIVGAGGHGLATAYYLAKEHGIRNVAILDKGWLGGGNTGRNTTIIRSNYLFDESMGIYEHAVKLWEGLSRELNYNVMYSARGVLMLAHTVHDVQSFKRHVHANRLKGIDAEWLTAEQAKDFCPPLNISPNVRYPVVGATLQRRGGTARHDAVAWGYARGADALGVDIIQNCEVTGLRRGADGAVTGVETSRGFIGAKKIGVVAAGNTSVVMAMAGVRMPLESFPLQALVSEPVKPDFPCVVMSNTIHAYISQSDKGEMVIGAGTDAYTSYSQTGGLHIATHTLDAICELVPMYRRLRMLRNWGGIVDVTPDRSPIIGTTPVPGLFVNCGWGTGGFKATPGSGHVFAHTIATGSPHAINAGFTLDRFRDGFLIDEAAAAAVAH
- a CDS encoding sigma-70 family RNA polymerase sigma factor — encoded protein: MTRDLSKLQVKGEIGPMRRYARTLTRDEAAADDLVQETLLRAIERYETFQPGGSLRGWLLSILHNCFIDGRRREISEARRAAEAPREEIAAPAQEHAVRLGQVAQAFLGLQADQRAALHLVTIEGLAYAEAAQVLDIPIGTLMSRLGRARAALRAIENGNPRALRLVGGTDDRNR
- a CDS encoding L-serine ammonia-lyase, with the protein product MISVFELFKIGIGPSSSHTVGPMRAARLFAHGLGPAVRRLRVTLYGSLAWTGKGHATDRAVILGLAGFEPETVAADAADGVIARIERECRLALAGGHDIAFSAGDIVFDGTAEPPRHPNTLHFAAFGETGPPLAQDTWCSIGGGFIVREAEVGTPPAETPAVPHDFRSGRDLLARCAGSGLAVADLVLANETALRSPAEVEGHLDRVHETMMACVDRGLAAEGELPGGLKVKRRAALLRRRLDAGGNARPPHEVMDRIGLYAIAVNEENAAGGRVVTAPTNGAAGVVPAVLRYYRDHCPGADRAGAHRFLLTAAAIGGLFKMNASISGAEVGCQGEVGVACSMAAAGLAAALGGSNEQVENAAEIAMEHHLGLTCDPIGGLVQIPCIERNAFGAVKAIAAASLALRGDGTHQVSLDHVIATMRQTGADMQSKYKETSQGGLAVNFTEC
- a CDS encoding sarcosine oxidase subunit gamma — its product is MPERSSPFDRLEAPPAPGAVLTPRGPAAAFILRVRRPEGIAAAGAAFGLPLPQDACRSAAIGRRSVLWLGPDEWQLMAPEEEGPGLADAIAEAMGEIPHSLVAVGERNVAFEIAGPAAEAVLNAHCLLDLHLSRFPIGMCTRTLYGKAEILLWRLGAERFYVGCWRSFAAYVWGLTLEARLEYTT
- a CDS encoding sarcosine oxidase subunit alpha family protein, which encodes MSPALRTGIGGRIDRQKTVAFTFDGKPYRGFAGDTLASALLANGVHLVGRSFKYHRPRGILAAGSDEPNALVAVRRDEGRYTPNLRATQVEIYEGLQAESQNRWPSLGFDAGAVNDLFSPFFPAGFYYKTFMWPKAAWTRFYEPRIRAMAGLGKVPQGADPDRYLHRHAHCDVLVIGAGPAGLAAALAASEDGARVILCDEQAEMGGSLLGETEATIEGRSAATWLAETLAVLAARDNVTLLPRTTAFGYYGHNHLGLAERVTDHLAAPDPRLPRERLWQLRAKRLVIAAGALERPLVFPENDRPGIMLADAARTYVTRYGVRPGTTAVVATASDDAYRAALALHAAGVAVAAIVDLRTQVGGPLVEAARGAGLPILAGHVITGTRGRRRVSAVTVAPAAGGAGRRIACDLVAMSGGFTPSLHIFSQSRGKLAFDAESGNFLPAASAAAERSAGACRGVTALAAVLADGDSAGRNGAAGRAFAVAALDAGPGGFTGALPHGRDPARVKAFVDFQNDVTARDIALAAREGFRSIEHVKRYTTTGMATDQGKTSNLNALAIVADLTGRPVPAVGLTTFRPPYTPTTFGIFAGTARGDLFDPLRTTPIHDWAAGQGAVFEDVGLWKRARYFPQGGEDMQAAVARECLAVRTAAGIFDATTLGKIEVVGPDAATFMNRIYTNAWSKLEPGRCRYGLMLREDGFVMDDGVVGRLAPDRFHVTTTTGGAPRVLHMMEDYLQTEWPELDVWLTSTTEEWAVIAVQGPEARAVIAPLVEGIDLSPAAMPHMSLREGFIAGVPTRLFRVSFTGELGFEINVPASQGRRVWEAVLAAGRPFGLTPYGTETMHVLRAEKGYIIVGQETDGTQVPADVGLAWMVAKTKGDFVGKRSLSRAAMTMPGRPQLVGLEVIDGSGVLEEGAQIVADPGQPLPLTALGHVTSAYWSAVLGKPIALALVAGGGSRHGETLHIPMPGRSIPVKVVAPVFYDPEGARLDA